The Benincasa hispida cultivar B227 chromosome 11, ASM972705v1, whole genome shotgun sequence genome has a segment encoding these proteins:
- the LOC120090441 gene encoding general negative regulator of transcription subunit 3: MGASRKLQGEIDRVLKKVQEGVDVFDSIWNKVYDTDNSNQKEKFEADLKKEIKKLQRYRDQIKTWIQSSEIKDKKVSASYEQALLDARKLIEREMERFKICEKETKTKAFSKEGLGQQPKTDPKEKAKSETRDWLNNVVSELESQIDNFEAEIEGLSVKKGKARPPRLVHLETSITRHKAHIMKLELILRLLDNDELSPEQVNDVKDFLEDYVERNQEDFDEFSDVDELYSSLPLDKVESLEDLVAICPPSLVKGTPALNLKTTLATSATQVPVTAAPNHQQNTVIPDQVDDSTLPDGNNDILLKTPPPKSSVLGSSAATTPTGNHATSTSLNGAVHGSGLSSTSAILPGSSAVRAVLETTGAPNSSPVNMPTSAKDEEIASFPGRKLSPSFSDSGLVRGGMGRGVIANQPPSTSSHTSGIVVPSNITLGNVSSASEVTKRNIMGAEERASNSGMVQSMVSPLSNRIVLPTAAKVSDGTTTVDPTNVSDAAAIGGRVFSPSVVPSMQWRPGSSFQNPNEGFRGRAEIAPDQREKFLQRLQQVQQQGHSTLLGMTLGGGNHKQFSSQQQSSLLQQFNSQNSSVSSQAGLGIGVQAPGVNAVTSGSLQQQPNSFQQSNQQALMTSGAKDSDVAHSKVEEEQQQQQQQSLPEDTTDSAAGSVLRKNLMSDDDLKGSYPVDTPVGSLTETASVSREDDLSPGQPLQSGQPSGSLGVIGRRSVSDLGAIGDNLGGSSMTTGGMHDQFYNLQMLEAAFYKLPQPKDSERPRSYTPRHPAITPPSYPQVQAPIINNPALWDRLGLETYGTDTLFFAFYYQPNTYQQYLAARELKKQSWRYHRKYQTWFQRHEEPKVATDEYEQGTYVYFDFHVNNDDLQHGWCQRIKTEFTFEYNYLEDELNI; encoded by the exons ATGGGTGCGAGTCGAAAGCTCCAAGGGGAAATTGACCGAGTTCTCAAGAAGGTCCAAGAAGGGGTTGACGTCTTTGACAGCATTTGGAACAAG GTTTATGACACCGACAATTCCAATCAGAAGGAGAAATTTGAGGCGGACTTGAAGAAGGAGATAAAGAAGCTTCAGAGATACAGGGACCAaatcaagacctggattcagtccAGTGAGATTAAGGATAAGAAG GTCAGTGCCTCTTATGAGCAGGCTTTGTTGGATGCTCGTAAACTTATTGAGCGTGAAATGGAAAGATTCAAGATTTGTGAAAAGGAGACAAAAACTAAAGCCTTCTCGAAAGAAGGTTTGGGTCAACAGCCTAAAACT GATCCAAAGGAGAAAGCTAAATCAGAGACACGGGATTGGTTGAACAATGTG GTTAGTGAGTTGGAATCTCAGATTGATAATTTTGAAGCTGAGATTGAGGGTTTGTCTGTGAAGAAGGGGAAAGCAAGGCCTCCTAGATTG GTTCATCTTGAAACATCTATTACCCGGCACAAGGCTCATATAATGAAGCTGGAACTAATCTTGAGACTGCTTGATAACGATGAATTGAGTCCTGAGCAAGTCAATGATGTCAAGGACTTCTTAGAAGATTATGTGGAAAGGAATCAG GAGGATTTTGATGAATTCAGTGATGTGGATGAGCTTTACAGCTCATTGCCACTCGATAAGGTGGAATCTCTTGAAGATCTGGTTGCAATTTGTCCTCCCAGCCTTGTGAAG GGTACACCAGCTCTCAACTTGAAGACTACACTGGCAACGTCGGCAACTCAGGTTCCT GTTACTGCTGCTccaaatcatcaacaaaatacTGTCATTCCAGATCAGGTTGATGATTCAACTTTGCCAGATGGTAACAATGACATTCTTTTGAAGACCCCACCTCCTAAGAGTAGTGTCCTTGGTTCTTCTGCGGCTACAACACCCACTGGGAACCATGCAACCTCAACTTCCTTGAATGGTGCAGTGCATGGGTCTGGTTTATCCTCTACATCGGCCATTCTTCCTGGTTCAAGTGCTGTTCGTGCTGTATTGGAGACTACGGGTGCTCCTAATTCATCTCCTGTAAATATGCCCACTTCTGCAAAGGATGAAGAAATTGCTAGCTTTCCAGGCCGTAAACTGTCTCCATCATTTTCGGATTCTGGACTTGTTAGGGGTGGCATGGGAAGAGGTGTGATTGCTAATCAGCCACCCTCCACTTCCTCCCACACTTCTGGTATTGTGGTTCCTAGCAATATAACTCTTGGTAACGTTTCTTCTGCCTCTGAAGTGACCAAGAGAAACATTATGGGAGCTGAAGAACGGGCTAGTAACAGTGGCATGGTTCAGTCCATGGTTTCCCCTCTAAGTAATAGAATCGTTTTGCCTACAGCTGCTAAAGTTAGTGATGGAACAACCACAGTTGATCCTACCAATGTTAGTGATGCAGCAGCTATAGGTGGTCGAGTTTTCTCTCCATCTGTAGTTCCTAGCATGCAGTGGAGGCCAGGAAGTTCTTTTCAAAATCCGAATGAAGGA TTTCGTGGAAGAGCTGAAATCGCACCAGATCAGAGGGAGAAGTTCTTGCAGCGTCTCCAGCAAGTTCAACAACAGGGCCATAGTACACTTCTTGGCATGACTCTTGGTGGGGGAAATCATAAGCAGTTTTCTTCACAACAGCAAAGTTCACTTCTACAGCAG TTCAACTCCCAAAATTCATCTGTTAGTTCTCAAGCTGGTCTGGGAATTGGAGTTCAAGCACCTGGAGTAAATGCTGTTACATCTGGTTCATTACAGCAGCAACCAAATTCCTTCCAGCAGTCTAATCAGCAGGCATTAATGACAAGTGGGGCAAAAGATTCTG ATGTTGCCCATTCAAAAGTTGAAGAGGAGCAGCAGCAGCAACAGCAGCAAAGTTTACCTGAGGATACTACTGATTCTGCTGCTGGTTCTGTCCTTAGAAAGAATCTGATGAGCGATGATGATTTAAAAGGATCATATCCAGTAGATACTCCA GTTGGATCATTGACTGAGACAGCTTCAGTGTCGAGAGAAGATGACCTTTCTCCTGGTCAACCTTTGCAGTCTGGCCAACCTTCTGGGAGTCTTGGTGTCATTGGCCGAAGAAGTGTTTCTGACTTGGGTGCCATTGGTGATAACCTTGGTGGGTCCTCGATGACTACTGGAGGAATGCATGATCAGTTCTATAATTTGCAAATGCTTGAAGCTGCATTCTACAAGCTACCTCAGCCGAAAGACTCAGAGCGTCCAAGGAGCTATACTCCA AGGCACCCTGCAATTACTCCTCCGAGCTATCCTCAAGTACAGGCCCCTATTATAAACAATCCTGCTTTATGGGACCGATTGGGTCTAGAGACCTATGGCACTGACACCTTGTTCTTTGCATTTTACTATCAACCG AACACCTATCAACAATATTTGGCTGCTAGAGAATTAAAGAAGCAATCTTGGAGATACCACAGAAAATATCAGACATGGTTTCAACGACATGAAGAGCCAAAAGTTGCTACGGATGAATATGAGCAAGGAACTTATGTGTACTTCGATTTCCATGTTAACAATGATGACCTACAACATGGATG GTGCCAAAGGATTAAAACTGAGTTCACTTTTGAGTATAACTACCTCGAAGATGAACTCAATATATAG